Proteins encoded within one genomic window of Ottowia sp. SB7-C50:
- a CDS encoding Rne/Rng family ribonuclease has product MKRMLINATQAEERRLAIVDGQKLLDYEIEIEGREQRKGNIYKAVVTRVEPSLEACFVDYGEERHGFLPFKEISRQYFAEGVSVSQARINDVIKEGQELLVQVEKEERGNKGAALTTFVSLAGRYVVLMPNNPRGGGVSRRIEGEDRAELKEAMDQLEYPKGMSIIARTAGIGRSAPELQWDLNYLLKLWDAIDGAAKASKGAFLIYQESNLVIRAIRDYFNSDIGDILIDTDDVYEQAHQFMSHVMPEQASRVKRYRDNAPLFSRFQIEHQIESAYSRTVTLPSGGAIVIDHAEALVAIDVNSARAIKGGDIEETATRTNLEAADEVARQMHLRDLGGLIVIDFIDMEEAKNRREVENRLREALRQDRARVQFGSISKFGLLEMSRQRLKPALSEGASIPCPRCGGSGHVRDTESSALQILRIIQEESMKDNTAAVNVQVPVEVASFLLNEKRPEIAKIELKQRVNVTLVPNKTLETPHYKLERLKHDDPRLDDIDASYKMAEEFEDPTTVTRRSQEPTNKQQPVIKGVLRDTPAPAIEPKPKAEPVAAAPVAVPVPAPAAPVAAPAGLMGWLKNLFGMSPPPAPVVAPAPAPTPAAAPASEKREGRDGERRGGRGGRGGQRGEGRGSDERRADGQGESRGGQRDGSRRNGERSDRGPRGDRQGPRDRRDAAPQDAAALSSGESAATDMAVADARPPRGERSERGEGRRGRGGEGRRERGERTERAEGQPQDELAATALNAAALPEGAPTHDAPGDGQPGEERRERRSRDRYGRDRRDRRDERPAELPGSVSADGTVVAKAAPAETDDSAPRSYFARSAEAAAASAGSAAPIASVAPAAPIISEEKPAPAPAPAAPAAMPLEAPAAAVSPAPAASPAPRGMPRVTSFALPLGELDALATSAGLQWVNSDADKVASVQAAIAAEPRPIHVPRERPPLVELDEGPLVLVETRKDLRQVTLAFEAEQASAPH; this is encoded by the coding sequence ATGAAACGGATGCTGATCAACGCCACGCAGGCCGAAGAACGCCGCCTGGCGATCGTCGATGGACAGAAACTGCTCGATTACGAGATCGAGATCGAAGGGCGCGAACAGCGCAAGGGCAACATCTACAAGGCGGTGGTGACGCGCGTCGAGCCGTCGCTGGAAGCCTGCTTTGTCGACTACGGCGAAGAGCGCCACGGCTTTCTGCCGTTCAAGGAAATCTCGCGCCAGTACTTTGCCGAAGGCGTGTCGGTCAGCCAGGCGCGAATCAATGACGTCATCAAGGAAGGCCAGGAGCTTCTCGTCCAGGTCGAGAAGGAAGAGCGCGGCAACAAGGGCGCGGCGCTGACCACCTTCGTCAGCCTGGCCGGCCGCTACGTGGTGCTGATGCCCAACAACCCGCGCGGCGGTGGCGTCAGCCGCCGCATCGAGGGCGAGGACCGCGCCGAGCTGAAAGAGGCGATGGACCAGCTCGAATACCCGAAAGGGATGAGCATCATCGCCCGCACCGCCGGCATCGGGCGCAGCGCGCCCGAACTGCAGTGGGACCTGAACTACCTGCTGAAGCTGTGGGACGCCATCGATGGCGCCGCCAAGGCCAGCAAGGGCGCCTTCCTGATCTACCAGGAAAGCAACCTGGTCATCCGCGCCATCCGCGACTACTTCAACAGCGACATTGGCGACATCCTGATCGACACCGACGACGTGTACGAGCAGGCGCACCAGTTCATGAGCCACGTGATGCCCGAGCAGGCATCGCGCGTCAAGCGCTACCGCGACAACGCGCCGCTGTTCAGCCGCTTCCAGATCGAGCACCAGATCGAAAGCGCCTACAGCCGCACCGTGACGCTGCCCTCCGGCGGCGCCATCGTCATCGACCACGCCGAAGCGCTCGTCGCCATCGACGTCAACTCGGCCCGCGCCATCAAGGGCGGCGACATCGAGGAGACCGCCACCCGCACCAACCTGGAAGCCGCCGACGAAGTGGCGCGCCAGATGCACCTGCGCGACCTGGGCGGCCTGATCGTGATCGACTTCATCGACATGGAAGAGGCCAAGAACCGCCGCGAGGTCGAAAACCGCCTGCGCGAAGCGCTGCGGCAGGACCGCGCCCGCGTGCAGTTCGGCAGCATCAGCAAGTTCGGCCTGCTGGAGATGAGCCGCCAGCGCCTGAAGCCCGCCCTGAGCGAAGGCGCCTCCATCCCCTGCCCGCGCTGCGGCGGCTCCGGCCACGTGCGCGACACGGAATCATCGGCGCTGCAGATCCTGCGCATCATTCAAGAAGAATCGATGAAGGACAACACCGCCGCCGTCAACGTGCAGGTGCCGGTGGAAGTGGCCTCGTTCCTGCTGAACGAAAAGCGCCCCGAGATCGCCAAGATCGAGCTCAAGCAGCGCGTCAACGTCACCCTGGTGCCCAACAAGACGCTGGAAACGCCGCACTACAAGCTGGAGCGCCTGAAGCACGACGACCCGCGCCTGGACGACATCGACGCCAGCTACAAGATGGCCGAGGAGTTCGAGGACCCGACCACCGTCACCCGCCGCAGCCAGGAGCCGACCAACAAGCAGCAGCCCGTCATCAAGGGCGTGCTGCGCGACACGCCGGCGCCCGCCATCGAGCCGAAGCCCAAGGCCGAGCCGGTGGCCGCCGCGCCCGTGGCGGTGCCTGTGCCCGCCCCGGCCGCGCCCGTGGCCGCACCTGCCGGCCTGATGGGCTGGCTGAAGAACCTGTTCGGCATGTCGCCACCGCCCGCGCCCGTGGTGGCGCCCGCACCGGCGCCGACGCCTGCCGCGGCACCGGCCAGCGAAAAGCGTGAAGGCCGCGACGGTGAACGCCGTGGCGGACGAGGCGGCCGCGGTGGCCAACGCGGCGAAGGCCGTGGCAGCGACGAGCGCCGGGCCGACGGCCAGGGCGAATCGCGCGGCGGCCAACGCGACGGCAGCCGCCGCAACGGTGAACGCAGCGACCGTGGCCCACGTGGCGACCGCCAGGGCCCGCGCGACCGCCGCGACGCAGCGCCGCAAGACGCCGCCGCCTTGTCGTCGGGCGAATCCGCCGCGACCGACATGGCCGTGGCCGACGCCCGCCCGCCGCGCGGTGAACGCAGCGAGCGGGGCGAAGGCCGCCGTGGCCGGGGTGGCGAAGGCCGCCGCGAGCGGGGCGAGCGCACCGAACGCGCCGAAGGCCAGCCGCAGGACGAACTGGCCGCGACCGCGCTGAATGCCGCCGCGCTGCCCGAAGGCGCGCCGACGCACGACGCCCCAGGCGACGGCCAGCCCGGCGAGGAGCGGCGCGAACGCCGCTCGCGCGACCGCTACGGCCGCGACCGGCGCGACCGCCGCGACGAGCGCCCCGCCGAGCTGCCGGGCAGCGTGTCGGCCGACGGCACGGTGGTTGCCAAGGCCGCCCCGGCTGAGACGGACGACAGCGCGCCGCGGTCGTACTTTGCGCGCAGCGCAGAGGCCGCCGCCGCGTCCGCCGGTTCTGCCGCGCCTATCGCGTCTGTCGCACCCGCCGCGCCGATCATTTCAGAGGAAAAACCCGCCCCAGCGCCCGCCCCTGCAGCGCCGGCAGCTATGCCTTTGGAAGCACCTGCCGCCGCCGTGTCACCCGCCCCGGCCGCCAGCCCGGCGCCGCGCGGCATGCCGCGCGTGACATCGTTCGCGCTGCCGCTGGGCGAACTGGACGCCCTGGCGACGTCGGCCGGCCTGCAATGGGTCAATTCCGACGCCGACAAGGTCGCCAGTGTGCAGGCCGCCATCGCCGCCGAGCCGCGCCCCATCCACGTGCCGCGCGAGCGCCCGCCGCTGGTGGAGCTGGACGAAGGCCCGCTGGTGCTGGTCGAAACCCGCAAGGACCTGCGCCAGGTCACCCTGGCGTTCGAAGCCGAACAGGCCAGCGCGCCGCACTGA
- a CDS encoding RluA family pseudouridine synthase yields the protein MNRIIGAPAPPAGTPVKPDVTWLTVGDESAGQRLDNFLIRHLKGVPKTHVYRIIRSGEVRVNKGRAAADTRVAEGDVVRVPPVRVSERAAGDDAQAAPAREFPVLLEDDHLIAIDKPARVAVHGGSGVSFGVIEQLRRARHYGQPGGARFLELVHRLDRETSGILLLASKRSALKHLQDQFRGRETGKTYLALVLGDWPERLKVIDQPLHKYVLPTGEGEGERRVKVVAPGDPDGMRAITLVKVRERLAGLTLLEVTIKTGRTHQIRVHLASQGHPIAGDDKYGDFERNKALQKQGLKRMFLHAWRLRFTHPASGETIELKAPLPADLLSFSKQHSAP from the coding sequence GTGAATCGCATTATAGGTGCGCCAGCGCCGCCCGCCGGTACCCCGGTCAAACCCGATGTGACCTGGTTGACCGTGGGCGACGAATCGGCGGGCCAGCGGCTGGACAACTTCCTCATCCGCCACCTGAAAGGCGTGCCCAAGACGCACGTCTACCGCATCATCCGCTCGGGCGAGGTGCGGGTGAACAAGGGCCGCGCCGCCGCCGACACCCGCGTGGCCGAGGGCGATGTGGTGCGTGTGCCCCCGGTCAGGGTGAGCGAGCGCGCCGCCGGGGATGATGCACAGGCCGCGCCAGCGCGCGAGTTTCCGGTGCTGCTGGAGGACGACCACCTCATCGCCATCGACAAGCCCGCCCGCGTGGCCGTGCACGGCGGCTCGGGCGTGAGCTTTGGCGTCATCGAGCAACTGCGCCGCGCGCGCCACTACGGTCAGCCGGGCGGTGCGCGCTTCCTGGAGCTGGTGCACCGCCTGGACCGCGAGACCAGCGGCATCCTGCTGCTGGCCAGCAAGCGCAGCGCGCTCAAGCACCTGCAGGACCAGTTTCGCGGCCGCGAAACCGGCAAGACCTACCTGGCGCTGGTGCTGGGCGACTGGCCCGAGCGGCTGAAGGTGATCGACCAGCCACTGCACAAATACGTGCTGCCAACCGGCGAGGGCGAAGGCGAACGCCGCGTGAAGGTGGTGGCGCCGGGCGACCCGGACGGCATGCGCGCCATTACGCTGGTGAAGGTGCGTGAGCGCCTGGCCGGCCTGACGCTGCTCGAAGTGACCATCAAGACGGGCCGCACGCACCAGATCCGCGTGCACCTGGCGTCGCAGGGGCATCCGATTGCCGGCGACGACAAGTACGGCGATTTCGAGCGCAACAAGGCCTTGCAGAAGCAGGGGCTGAAGCGCATGTTTCTGCACGCCTGGCGTCTGCGGTTCACCCACCCGGCCAGCGGCGAGACGATCGAGCTGAAGGCGCCGCTGCCCGCCGATCTGCTCTCTTTTTCAAAGCAACATTCCGCACCATGA
- a CDS encoding HAD-IA family hydrolase, with the protein MTTRPRQFDLIAFDWDGTLFDSTALIVRSIQQAVLDVGGQKPTDAAASYVIGMALMPALAHAAPDVPKEKYPLLGERYRHHYLATQHDISLFDGVLPMLADLKARHHWLTVATGKSRRGLDDVLASRQLHGIFDGSRTADETAGKPHPRMLHELMREFGVEPERTLMIGDTTHDLQMAANAGCASVGVSYGAHATDEFHALRPLHIAHSTADLHRWLIDHA; encoded by the coding sequence ATGACCACGCGACCACGCCAATTCGACCTGATCGCCTTCGACTGGGACGGCACGCTGTTCGATTCGACCGCGCTGATCGTGCGCAGCATCCAGCAGGCCGTGCTGGACGTCGGCGGCCAAAAGCCCACCGACGCGGCCGCGTCCTACGTCATCGGCATGGCGCTGATGCCGGCGCTGGCGCACGCCGCGCCCGATGTGCCGAAAGAAAAATACCCCTTGCTGGGCGAGCGCTACCGCCACCACTACCTGGCCACGCAGCACGACATCAGCCTGTTCGACGGCGTGCTGCCCATGCTGGCCGACCTGAAGGCGCGCCACCACTGGCTCACCGTGGCCACCGGCAAGAGCCGGCGCGGGCTGGACGACGTGCTGGCCTCGCGCCAGCTGCACGGCATCTTCGACGGCTCGCGCACCGCGGACGAAACCGCCGGCAAGCCCCATCCGCGCATGCTGCACGAGCTGATGCGCGAGTTCGGCGTCGAGCCCGAACGCACGCTGATGATCGGCGACACCACGCACGACCTTCAGATGGCCGCGAACGCCGGCTGTGCCAGCGTCGGCGTCAGCTACGGTGCGCACGCCACGGACGAGTTTCACGCGCTGCGGCCCCTGCACATCGCCCATTCCACCGCCGATCTGCACCGCTGGCTGATCGACCACGCCTGA
- a CDS encoding Rieske (2Fe-2S) protein has protein sequence MTDAAYPEIPLCHSADLQEGGLAVPFDVVYGGQTLRAFAVRYEGRVHAYLNRCTHVAMELDYQENRFFDDTGRWLLCATHGAAYAPNTGACAGGPCRGGLVKVELNEYDGVVHWQTSYLLQPLDF, from the coding sequence ATGACCGACGCCGCCTACCCCGAAATTCCGCTGTGCCACAGCGCCGACCTGCAGGAAGGCGGCCTGGCGGTGCCCTTTGACGTGGTCTACGGCGGCCAGACCCTGCGCGCCTTTGCCGTGCGCTACGAGGGGCGGGTGCACGCCTATCTGAACCGCTGCACCCACGTGGCCATGGAACTGGATTACCAGGAGAACCGCTTCTTCGACGACACCGGGCGCTGGCTGCTGTGCGCCACGCACGGCGCCGCCTATGCGCCCAACACCGGCGCCTGCGCCGGCGGGCCGTGCCGCGGCGGGCTGGTGAAGGTCGAGCTGAACGAGTACGACGGCGTGGTGCACTGGCAGACCAGCTACCTGCTGCAGCCGCTGGACTTCTGA
- a CDS encoding S49 family peptidase, which translates to MENEVTPTAKATSWERETIEKLLLADVRERRAARRWRMFRNVVWMLLVGALVWALLPDDMPGGSAGSMRPHTAMVSIKGEIADEGEGSAEYVLPALRSAMEDRGAKALVLLINSPGGSPVQAGLIHDEILRLRKLHGKPVYAVVEESCASAAYYIAVASDKIFVDKASLVGSIGVLINGFGFVGTLDKLGIERRLLTAGENKGFLDPFSPQSDRQREHAQRMLDQIHQQFITVVRQGRGDRLKESPEMFSGLFWTGEQAVQLGLADQLGSLDGVARDVVKAAKLVDYTNKTDLLERFATRVGASAGAGMARALRSLSWQ; encoded by the coding sequence ATGGAAAACGAAGTAACCCCGACCGCCAAGGCCACGTCCTGGGAGCGCGAAACCATCGAAAAGCTGCTGCTGGCCGACGTGCGCGAACGCCGCGCGGCGCGGCGCTGGCGCATGTTCCGCAACGTGGTGTGGATGCTGCTGGTCGGCGCGCTGGTCTGGGCCTTGCTGCCCGACGACATGCCCGGCGGCTCGGCCGGCAGCATGCGGCCGCACACCGCCATGGTCTCCATCAAGGGCGAGATCGCCGACGAAGGCGAGGGCAGTGCCGAATACGTGCTGCCCGCGCTGCGCAGCGCCATGGAAGACAGGGGCGCCAAGGCGCTGGTGCTGCTCATCAATTCGCCGGGCGGCAGCCCGGTGCAGGCCGGCTTGATCCACGACGAGATCCTGCGGCTGCGCAAGCTGCACGGCAAGCCGGTGTACGCCGTGGTCGAGGAAAGCTGCGCGTCGGCGGCCTATTACATCGCCGTGGCCAGCGACAAGATCTTTGTCGACAAGGCCAGCCTGGTGGGCAGCATCGGCGTGCTGATCAACGGCTTCGGTTTTGTCGGCACGCTGGACAAGCTGGGCATCGAGCGGCGCCTGCTGACCGCCGGCGAGAACAAGGGCTTTCTCGACCCGTTCAGCCCGCAGTCCGACCGCCAGCGCGAGCACGCGCAGCGCATGCTCGACCAGATTCATCAGCAGTTCATCACCGTCGTGCGCCAGGGCCGTGGCGACCGGCTGAAGGAATCGCCCGAGATGTTCAGCGGCCTGTTCTGGACCGGCGAGCAGGCGGTGCAACTGGGCCTGGCCGATCAGCTGGGCAGCCTGGATGGCGTGGCGCGCGACGTCGTCAAGGCCGCGAAGCTGGTCGACTACACCAACAAGACGGACCTGCTGGAGCGCTTTGCCACCCGTGTCGGCGCATCGGCCGGCGCTGGCATGGCGCGCGCGCTGCGGTCCTTGTCCTGGCAGTAA
- a CDS encoding SAM-dependent methyltransferase, producing MSAMPPRGRLYLVPAPLDHGCDVQVPLADVLPAGTIAQAAALTHWVAENAKSTRALLKRIDAVQPLAQPIQAQHIAELPRDVHKKGDHQPAGGWDARPLLAPALQGHDMGLVSEAGMPAVADPGSSVVRAAHALGIEVVPLVGPVSLLLALAASGLNGQDFAFMGYLPQDGAERARQIQDMARAVQKSGQTRILIETPYRNQALLAALVAGLEPGLRLAVATGLTLPNARTRSATVADWRRGGMTVENKVPAVFLVGRG from the coding sequence ATGAGCGCGATGCCGCCGCGTGGCCGCCTGTATCTGGTGCCGGCGCCGCTGGACCACGGTTGCGACGTGCAGGTGCCGCTGGCCGACGTGCTGCCGGCCGGCACCATCGCCCAGGCCGCCGCCCTGACCCATTGGGTGGCCGAAAACGCCAAGTCGACGCGCGCCCTGCTCAAGCGCATCGACGCCGTGCAGCCGCTGGCGCAGCCGATCCAGGCGCAGCACATCGCCGAACTGCCGCGCGACGTGCACAAGAAGGGCGACCACCAGCCCGCCGGCGGGTGGGACGCGCGCCCGCTGCTCGCGCCCGCGCTGCAGGGCCACGACATGGGCCTGGTCAGCGAAGCCGGCATGCCCGCGGTGGCCGACCCGGGCAGTTCGGTGGTGCGCGCCGCGCATGCGCTGGGCATCGAGGTGGTGCCGCTGGTCGGCCCGGTGTCCCTGCTGCTGGCGCTGGCCGCCAGCGGCCTGAACGGCCAGGACTTCGCCTTCATGGGCTATCTGCCGCAGGACGGCGCCGAGCGCGCCCGGCAGATCCAGGACATGGCCCGTGCGGTGCAGAAAAGCGGGCAGACGCGCATCCTGATCGAGACACCCTACCGCAACCAGGCCCTGCTGGCCGCGCTGGTCGCCGGGCTGGAGCCCGGCCTGCGCCTGGCCGTGGCCACCGGCCTCACGCTGCCCAACGCCCGCACGCGCAGCGCCACCGTAGCCGACTGGCGGCGCGGCGGCATGACGGTCGAAAACAAGGTGCCGGCGGTGTTTCTCGTCGGCCGCGGCTGA
- a CDS encoding Maf family nucleotide pyrophosphatase, with the protein MSLDANPAAGARPLVLGSTSPYRRELLARLRLPFTTNAPRVDETPQPGEAPAALARRLALAKAREVAARHPQAVVIGSDQVADLAGQPLGKPGTHERAVAQLRAMRGQTVIFQTALAVVCADSGFEQSDLAAVEVRFRDLPDDEIERYLRAEQPYDCAGSAKSEGLGIALLDAIHSDDPTALVGLPLIRTARLLRAAGLRLP; encoded by the coding sequence ATGTCATTGGATGCCAACCCCGCCGCTGGCGCGCGCCCGCTGGTGCTGGGCTCGACGTCGCCCTACCGGCGCGAACTGCTGGCGCGGCTGCGTCTGCCCTTTACCACCAACGCCCCGCGCGTCGACGAAACACCCCAGCCCGGCGAAGCCCCCGCAGCGCTGGCCCGCCGGCTGGCGCTGGCCAAGGCGCGCGAAGTTGCCGCGCGCCACCCGCAGGCCGTCGTCATCGGCAGCGACCAGGTGGCCGACCTGGCCGGGCAGCCGCTGGGCAAACCGGGCACGCACGAACGCGCGGTGGCGCAACTGCGCGCCATGCGGGGGCAAACGGTGATCTTCCAGACCGCGCTGGCGGTGGTGTGCGCCGACAGCGGCTTCGAGCAGAGCGATCTGGCCGCCGTCGAGGTGCGCTTTCGCGACCTGCCGGACGACGAGATCGAGCGCTACCTGCGCGCCGAGCAGCCTTACGACTGCGCCGGCAGCGCCAAGAGCGAAGGGCTGGGCATCGCGCTGCTCGACGCCATCCACAGCGACGACCCGACAGCGCTGGTCGGGCTGCCGCTGATCCGCACCGCGCGCCTGCTGCGCGCCGCCGGGCTGCGCCTGCCATGA
- a CDS encoding YceD family protein has translation MSKTFDARRLDVAAFARLHGHLAGTDSLQKYERLAQELQAPAANLTVNWQADGGERKAIDGSLRPAIHLRADASLPLTCQRCMGEVETPVTVDRHFVFVDDEDRASALDDESDDDVLVAAPDFNLHALIEDELLMALPLVPRHDACPADVRLSAQSADFDAPQVDKVNPFAALAALKDKPKGG, from the coding sequence ATGAGCAAGACCTTTGACGCACGGCGGCTGGACGTGGCGGCATTCGCGCGTCTGCACGGGCATCTGGCGGGCACCGATTCGCTGCAAAAATATGAGCGCCTGGCGCAAGAGCTGCAAGCGCCAGCGGCCAATTTGACCGTGAACTGGCAAGCCGACGGCGGCGAGCGTAAGGCCATCGACGGCAGCCTGCGCCCGGCGATCCACCTGCGCGCCGACGCCAGCTTGCCGCTGACCTGCCAGCGCTGCATGGGCGAGGTGGAGACGCCCGTCACCGTCGACCGGCACTTCGTGTTCGTCGACGACGAGGACCGCGCCAGCGCGCTGGACGACGAGTCTGACGACGACGTGCTGGTGGCCGCGCCCGACTTCAACCTGCACGCGCTGATCGAGGACGAACTGCTGATGGCGCTGCCGCTGGTGCCGCGGCACGATGCCTGCCCTGCCGACGTCCGGTTGAGCGCGCAGAGCGCCGACTTCGACGCCCCGCAGGTCGACAAGGTCAACCCGTTCGCGGCGCTGGCGGCGCTGAAGGACAAGCCCAAGGGCGGTTGA
- the rpmF gene encoding 50S ribosomal protein L32, giving the protein MAVQQNKKSPSKRGMHRSHNALATPGIAVEPTTGETHLRHHISPNGFYRGRQVIKPKTEA; this is encoded by the coding sequence ATGGCCGTTCAACAGAACAAGAAGTCGCCGTCCAAGCGCGGCATGCACCGTTCGCACAATGCCCTGGCCACGCCGGGCATCGCCGTCGAGCCGACCACCGGCGAAACCCACCTGCGCCACCACATCAGCCCCAACGGCTTCTACCGCGGTCGCCAGGTCATCAAGCCCAAGACCGAAGCCTGA
- a CDS encoding beta-ketoacyl-ACP synthase III produces the protein MSKRFSRITGTGSYLPPRRVTNADLAAELATRGIETSDEWIVERTGIRARHFAAPDVPASELAVPAARAALQAAGLQPSDIDLIIVATSTPDMVFPSTAAIVQHKLGMAGCPVFDVQAVCSGFVYALTVADALIANGTARRALVIGAEVFSRILDWSDRTTCVLFGDGAGAVVLEASDTPGILATDLHADGKYVDILCVPGHVSGGQVLGDPVLKMDGQAVFKLAVGVLDKAARAVLAKAGKQESDIDWLIPHQANLRIMMGTAKKLHLPVDKVIVTVQDHGNTSAASIPLALDHGVRSGKIQPGQTLLLEGVGGGFTWGAVLLNL, from the coding sequence ATGAGCAAACGCTTTTCCCGCATCACCGGCACCGGCAGCTACCTGCCGCCGCGCCGCGTGACCAACGCCGATCTGGCGGCCGAGCTGGCCACGCGGGGCATCGAAACCTCGGACGAATGGATCGTCGAGCGCACCGGCATCCGGGCGCGCCACTTTGCCGCGCCCGACGTGCCGGCCAGCGAGCTGGCCGTGCCGGCCGCGCGCGCCGCGCTGCAGGCTGCCGGACTGCAGCCGTCCGACATCGACCTGATCATCGTCGCCACGTCCACGCCGGACATGGTGTTTCCGTCCACCGCCGCCATCGTGCAGCACAAGCTGGGCATGGCTGGCTGCCCGGTGTTCGACGTGCAGGCCGTGTGCAGCGGCTTCGTCTACGCGCTGACGGTGGCCGACGCGCTGATCGCCAATGGCACGGCGCGCCGCGCGCTGGTGATCGGCGCCGAAGTGTTCAGCCGCATCCTCGACTGGAGCGACCGCACCACCTGCGTGCTGTTTGGCGACGGCGCGGGTGCCGTGGTGCTGGAAGCCAGCGACACCCCCGGCATCCTGGCCACCGACCTGCACGCCGACGGCAAGTACGTCGACATCCTGTGCGTGCCGGGCCACGTATCGGGCGGCCAGGTGCTGGGCGATCCGGTGCTCAAGATGGACGGCCAGGCCGTGTTCAAGCTGGCCGTGGGCGTGCTCGACAAGGCGGCGCGCGCCGTGCTGGCCAAGGCCGGCAAGCAGGAATCCGACATCGACTGGCTCATCCCGCACCAGGCCAACCTGCGCATCATGATGGGCACGGCCAAGAAGCTGCACCTGCCGGTCGACAAGGTCATCGTCACCGTGCAGGACCACGGCAATACCTCGGCCGCGTCGATTCCGCTGGCGCTGGACCACGGCGTGCGCAGCGGCAAGATCCAGCCCGGGCAGACGCTGCTGCTCGAAGGTGTGGGCGGCGGCTTCACCTGGGGTGCGGTGCTTCTGAATCTGTAG
- the fabD gene encoding ACP S-malonyltransferase: MKPIAFVFPGQGSQSVGMLDAWGDHPAVRDTLQEASDALGEDIGALIAGGPKEDLALTTNTQPVMLVAGVAAWRAWRAEGGALPAAVAGHSLGEYSALVASGALALADAVPLVRLRARAMQEAVPVGTGAMAAILGLDAAKVIAGCEEVTGAMGANGTEVVEAVNFNDPVQTVIAGTKAAVDKACEVLKGMGAKRALPLPVSAPFHSSLMKPAAERLKAALADVAFATPQIPVVNNIDVAIEDEADRIRDALYRQAFGPVRWVECVRKIKAMGLPTLVECGPGKVLAGMTKRIDAELTGLAMYDPATLAEVKAQVS; this comes from the coding sequence ATGAAACCCATCGCCTTCGTATTTCCGGGCCAGGGATCGCAATCCGTGGGCATGCTGGACGCCTGGGGTGACCACCCGGCCGTGCGCGACACCCTGCAGGAGGCGTCCGACGCGCTGGGCGAGGACATCGGCGCGCTGATTGCGGGCGGCCCCAAGGAAGACCTGGCGCTGACCACCAACACCCAGCCGGTGATGCTGGTGGCGGGCGTGGCGGCCTGGCGCGCCTGGCGCGCCGAGGGCGGGGCGCTGCCGGCGGCCGTGGCCGGCCATTCGCTGGGCGAATATTCGGCGCTGGTCGCCTCGGGCGCGCTGGCGCTGGCCGACGCGGTGCCGCTGGTGCGCCTGCGCGCCCGCGCCATGCAGGAGGCCGTGCCCGTCGGCACCGGCGCCATGGCCGCCATCCTGGGGCTGGATGCTGCAAAAGTGATAGCTGGCTGCGAAGAAGTGACGGGCGCCATGGGCGCAAATGGCACTGAAGTGGTCGAAGCCGTCAACTTCAACGACCCGGTGCAGACGGTGATCGCCGGCACCAAGGCGGCGGTCGACAAGGCCTGCGAAGTGCTCAAGGGCATGGGTGCCAAGCGCGCGCTGCCGCTGCCGGTGTCGGCGCCGTTCCATTCCAGCCTGATGAAGCCCGCCGCCGAACGCCTGAAGGCCGCGCTGGCCGACGTCGCTTTCGCCACGCCCCAGATTCCGGTGGTCAACAACATCGACGTCGCCATCGAGGACGAGGCCGACCGCATCCGCGACGCGCTGTATCGCCAGGCCTTCGGCCCGGTGCGCTGGGTCGAATGCGTGCGCAAGATCAAGGCCATGGGCCTGCCCACCTTGGTCGAATGCGGCCCGGGCAAGGTGCTGGCCGGCATGACCAAGCGCATCGACGCCGAACTGACCGGCCTGGCGATGTACGACCCGGCCACGCTGGCCGAGGTCAAGGCGCAGGTGAGCTGA